A stretch of DNA from Bradyrhizobium algeriense:
CCAAAGCTGTCGATCGGCGACGAAGTGAAGGTGACCTGCGACAATTGCGCGGCCGACCTCACGGCAAAGATCTATTTCATCGCGACGACCGCCGAGTACACCCCGCCGGTCATCTACAGCCTCGATGAGCGCAACAAGCTGGTCTACCTGATCCAGGCGCGGCCGAGCCGGCCTGACGTCCTGCGCGTCGGCCAGCCGATCAGCGTGTTTCTCAACCCTCGAACGCCAATGGCGGACAAGCGATGAGTCCGGCTCCCGCATCAGGCCCCGACATCGCCATCAACGTCGAGGGCCTGTCAAAATCATTCGGCGGCCGCGAGGTCGTGCATGACCTTTCGATGCAGGTGAAGCGCGGCTCGATCTATGGCTTCCTTGGGCCCAACGGGTCCGGCAAGACCACCACCATCCGCATGCTGTGCGGCCTGCTGACGCCGGATGCGGGCGAGGGCACCTGCCTCGGCTACGACATCCGCCGCGACGCCGACAAGATCAAGCGCCAGGTCGGCTATATGACGCAGCGCTTCAGCCTGTATCAGGATCTCTCGGTGCGCGAGAACCTCGAATTCGTCGCGCGGCTCTACGGCATGCGCGACGCGCGGGGGGCCGCACGCGACATGATCCGGCGGATCGGACTGAACGGCCGTGAGGAGCAACTCGCCGGCGAGCTTTCCGGCGGCTGGAAGCAACGGCTGGCGCTCGGCGCCTGCACGCTGCCCAATCCGCGATTGCTGCTGCTGGACGAGCCGACCGCCGGCGTCGACCCCAAGGCGCGGCGCGATTTCTGGAACGAGATCCACGCGCTCGCCGCCGACGGGCTGACGGTTTTGGTCTCGACCCATTACATGGACGAGGCCGAGCGCTGTCACGAGATCGCCTATATCGCCTATGGCCATTTGCTGGCGCACGGCACGGTGGACGAGGTGATCGCGAAATCGGCGTTGTCGACCTGGACGGTCTCCGGCGACGACCTCAACGGGCTTGCGGCCGAACTCGCAGGCAAGCCCGGTATCGACATGGTGGCGCCGTTCGGCACCAGCCTGCACGTCTCGGGGCGCGACAAGTCGGCGCTCGAGGCGACCATTGCTCCCTATCGCAATACGAGGGGATGGCAGTGGCAGGATAGCGAGCCGTCGCTGGAAGACGTGTTCATCGATCTCATGACCCGCTCAAAGGACAATTTCCAATGAGTGCGACCGAAGCTGTTCATCCCGTGAACGAGGCGAGGGAGCCGGCCTTCGGCTTCTGGCGCCGCAGCTATGCGATGCTGGTCAAGGAGTTCATCCAGCTCCGCCGCGACCGCGTCTCGTTCGCGATGATCGTGATGATCCCGGTGATGCAGCTATTGCTGTTCGGCTATGCCATCAACACCACGCCGCGCCATCTGCCGACGGCGGTATTGATCCAGGAGGACAGCGATCTGGCGCGTTCGGTGCTGAAGGCGATGGAGAATACCAGCTACTTCCGCTTCACCCGCGAAGTGCACAGCGTCGCCGAATTCGACGATCTGCTGCAGTCCGGCAAGGTGCTGTTCGGCGTGGAGATCCCGCGCGGCTTCGAGCGTGCGGTGCGGCGCGGCGACAAGCCGGCGCTGCTGGTTGCGGCGGATGCGACCGATCCGGTCGCATCCGGCACGGCGCTCGGAACGCTCGGCGTCGTCGTGCAGACCGCGCTCGCGCACGACCTCCACATCGGCGATCCGCCCGCGATGCCGTTCGAGATCAGGGCGCATGCCCGCTACAACCCGGCGGCCGAGTCGCGGCTCAACATCGTGCCGGGCCTCGTCGGCACCATCCTGACCATGACCATGCTGATCTTCACGGCGCTGTCGGTGACGCGCGAAATCGAACGCGGCACCATGGAAAGCCTGCTGTCGATGCCGATCAAGCCGGTGGAGGTGATGTTCGGCAAGATCATTCCCTACGTGATCGTTGGCTTCATCCAGGCAACACTGATCGTCAGCATCGGCGTCCTGCTGTTCGGGGTGCCGATCCTCGGCAGTGTTACACTACTCGCGGCGCTGACGACGCTGTTCATCACAACCAATTTGTCGATCGGCTACACCTTCTCCACCATCGTGCAGAACCAGTTGCAGGCGATGCAGATGTCGATGATGTTCTTCCTGCCCAGCATTCTGTTGTCCGGGTTCATGTTTCCGTTCGCAGGCATGCCGGTCTGGGCGCAGTATCTCGGCGAGGCTCTGCCGCTGACCCACTACATCCGCATCGTCCGCGCCATCATGCTGAAGGGCGCCGCGCCTTCCAACCTGCAATACGATACGATTGCACTCATTGCACTGATGCTGATCGCGATGACGATCGCCGTAACACGCTTCCGTCGCACGCTCGATTGAGGCATATACTTCGCAGTCATTCCGGGGCGCCTCGAAGAGGCGAACTATGATGTGCTATTGCACATCTGAGTATCTCGAGATTCCGGGTTCACGCTTTCGCGTGCCCCGGAATGACAAGGGGCAATAATGCTGGGATTCCGGGGCAAAAAGAAAAACGACCAAGACACCGGCGTGTCGGCCGACTTCCAGCGCGCGCTGATGCAGGAAGTGATGACGACCGAGCTGTTGCGGATCAAGGCGCTGATCGCAACCACCGCGCTGCTCGCCGTCATCCTCGGGACCGTCTACTTCTTCGCGTCCGAGGCGGTGAGCCGCGTCTGGCATGGCAACCTGAGGCCGGAATATCTCTATTCGATCATCGTGCCGTTCATCCTGTTCGAATTGTGGGTGCATGGCCAGATCACCCGCCACATGCAGCAGGGCCGCGACCTGCCGGTGATCCGGCGCTATATCGGCGCGCTGATCGAGACCTCGATGCCGACGGTCGCGCTGGCGCTGCACATCAACAGCATGGGGTCGGTGGCCGCGCTCGGCTTCGTGACGCCGATGATCTACTTCATCTTCATCATCCTCTCTACGCTTCGGCTGGATTTCTGGCTCTCGACCTTCACCGGCGCGGTCGCCGCCGTTCAATTGTTTTGCATGGCGATGTTCTATCATCCCGCGGTCGGCGACCAGGCCGAACCCCTTTATTATCACGCCGCGCGCAGCCTGATCATTCTGATCTGCGGCGTGCTCGCTGGCGCGGTCGGACATCAATTGCGGCGGCAGTTCGAGTCGAGCATCAAGGCGGCGACCGCGCGCGACCGCATCACCAATTTGTTCGGCCAGCACGTCTCGCCGCAGGTGGTCGAACGCCTGATGGCCGAGGGCACCAAAACCAACAGCGACATCCGCCGCGTCGCTGTCATGTTCGTCGATTTCCGCAGCTTCACCGCCGGCGCGCGCACGCGCACGCCGCAGGAAGTGGTCGACCGGCTCGATGGTGCCTTCGCCGTGCTGGTCGAAATTCTCGACCGCCACGGCGGCATCGTGAACAAATTCCTGGGCGACGGATTTCTGGCGTTGTTCGGCGCACCCCTCCATGCGCCGGACCCCGCGCACAGGGCCGTTGCCGCGGCGCGCGAGATGCTGGAAGCCAATTCAAGGATCAATGAGGAGACGAGCTGGCCGCTGCGCATCGGCATCGGCATCCACATCGGCGAAGTCGTCGCCGGCAATATCGGCTCGCCGCGGCGCAAGGAATACACCGTGATCGGCGACACCGTGAATTTTGCCTCACGGCTCGAAGCGCTCAACAAGGATTTCAATTCGCAGTTCCTGATCTCGGAAGCGGTTCGCGATGCGCTCGGCGAAGCCTGCGGCGACGCCGTCTCGCTCGGCGAGGTCGAGGTCAGAGGCTATGAGCAGCCGATGGCCGTGTGGCGGTTGGGATAAGGGAGTATCGAAATGCAGCGGCGTTACATCACTGTGGACGTTTTCACCGACCGCGCCTTCGGCGGCAATCCGCTTGCTGTCGTGCTCGATGCCGGCGGGATGTCGACCGAACAGATGCAGGCGATCGCCACCGAGTTCAATTATTCGGAGACGACGTTTGTGCTGCCGCCGGCCGATCCCGCCCACGACGCACAGGTGCGCATCTTCACGGTGAACCGGGAGCTGCCGTTTGCGGGCCATCCGAATGTCGGCACCGCCTTCGTGCTGGCGACGCTGGCGGCGAAGCCGCCGGCGCGGCTGCTGTTCGAGGAGGGCGCAGGCCTCGTGCCGGTCGAGATCGTGACCGAGCAGGGCAGGGTCGTCAGCACCGAATTCACGGCGCCGCAGCCGTTGAAGCGGATGTCGCATCTTCCCGTCGAACAGGCCGCTGCCTGCCTCTCGCTGTCGGTTGGCGACGTCAGGACCGACCGGCATCCGCCGCAGATCATCTCGGTCGGGCTGGCGTTCCTGGCCGTCGAGGTCGCCTCCCGCGAGGCGCTGCGACGGGCGAGGCCCGATGCTGCGGCGTTCGCAAAAACCTTCCCGTGCGACGGCAGCGACGCCGTCTACTTTTATACGCGCGACGTACCGGCCGGCGAAAAGCCATGCGAGCTGCAGGCGCGGATGTTTCACCCCGCCGCCAGCGGACTGTCCGAAGATCCCGCGACCGGCAGCGCGACAGCGGCCTGCGCGGCGCTGCTTGCCGATCTCGATGACGTCAAGGACGGCGAATTGCGATTGAAGATCGGGCAGGGCGTCGACATGGGCCGGCCCAGCCTGCTGCTGACGCGCGTCCGCAAGAAAGATGGCGCGGTTGCTTCCATTCACGTCGGCGGCGGAAGCGTGAAGATCATGGAGGGAACGTTCCGGCTTGAGGGTATCTTGTAGCCCGGATGGAGCCAACGGGTCGCGCGAATGCGCGCCCGATGACAGGCTCCGCGTAATCCGGGGCAGGTCGATCCGCCTGCGGCACCGTTCCCGGATTGCGCTGCGCTCCATCCGGGCTACCGGCCGCGTTTTACACCTGTGGCGCGACCAGATTCTCCACCTTCACGCCGTCGCGCTCCTCGATGATCTCCGCGATCCATTGCCGGTGACAATGGGTGTGGTCGCGCTCATAACAGAGAATGCACACCGGACCCGATTGCTTCACCAGCGCCGACAGCTCATCGAGCTCCTCCTTCGCCTGGGCCGTCTTCAGATGCGCCGAATAGATCTTGTGCAGCAGGCCGAACTTTCCGCTACGCGCCGCCTCGCGGCCGCTCTTCGGCGTTCCGAGGCCCTTGAGATGCAGATAGGAAATGCCGCGCTCGTCGAGACCTGCGGCGAGTTGATTCTTCGAAAAGCCGGGCCGCCGCGAGGACGCGACCGCACGCACGTCAACCAAAAGCTTCACGCCGGCGCCCTCCAATTCGTCGAGCACCGCCTTCGAAGGCGTCTGCTCGTAACCGATCGTGAAGAGGAGGCGTTTGATCTTGCGGGCCATGTCGATCCAGACATTATGTCGCTGGCGCAAGGCTACGGTAATGGTCGATCGATTGCTACATCCGCGTTGTGGCCGGAGGTGGCGTGTCGCATAGTCCCGAGAAAGAGCCGGTCGATGGCCATTCTCGCTGGGGGAAACAAGATGAACCGAATTAGCCGCTCATTGTGGACACTCGCGCTTCTCGTTTGCGGCGTTGCCGCAGCGCACGCCCAGACCGGCTATCCCGACCGTCCGGTGAAAATCATCGTCCCGATCGGTCCCGGCGGCAGTTACGATTTGGTCGGGCGGCAGCTTGCGGATGCGCTGTCGAAGCGGATGGGGCAGGCCTTCGTCGTCGAGAACAAGGCGGGCGCCGGAACCGTCGTCGGCACGCAGGCGGCAAGCCAGAGCGAGCCGGACGGCTACACGCTGGTGGTCGGCGGGCTCTCCAACATGGCGTTCAATTCGGCGCTGTATTCGAAGCTCGCTTACGATCCGCGCAAGGATTTCGTACCGGTCGCGCTGATCTACAAGTTCGGTTACGTGATGGTCGGCCGCAAGGATTTGCCGCATGGCAAGCTGGCGGACATCGTCGCCGCCGCAAAGGCCAACCCGGGCTCGATTTCGGTGGCGACCGCCGGCGTCGGCACCGGCCAGCATCTGGTGGCGGCTGCGTTCATGAAAGCGGCCGGCGTAAAATTTCAGGAGATACCCTACAAGGGCTCGCCGCCGGCCTTCACCGACCTGCTCGCGGGCCGCATCGACCTGTTCTTCGATTCGAACGCTGCCGGTCTGCCTTATGTTCAGTCGGGGCAGGCGAAGGGCATTGCGGTATTGTCATCGAAGCGCAGCCCGCTGGCGCCCGACGTGCCGACGATGTCGGAAGCCGGCGTGCCCGGCTTCGATGTCGATTCCTGGCTCGGGATATTCGCACCCGCAAAGACGCCGCCGGATGCGATCGCAAAACTGCGGAAGGAAATCCGCGCGTCACTGCCCGAACTCAAGGAACGTTTCGAGAAGAGCGGCGGAGAGGTGTGGGATCTGCCGGATGACAAGCTCGACGCCTTCGTCGCCTCCGAATACGACAACTGGACAAAGCTGATCCGCGAGGCCGGCATCAAGCTGGATTAGGAGTTACTTCACGCGCTCGATTAATTCCATCGCGCCCGCCGGCGCGCGCACCTTGCCCTCGTGGATGACGTAAGCGAACACGTCGCGCGGCGTCTTGGCGGGCTTGGCCTTGTCGACGCGCGGCAGATCGTCGGGCTCGCCGCCGCCGGCCCAGGCCTGAAAGCGCTTGGCCCAGGCGTCGAGCTGCTTCGGCGGATAGCAGGTCTTGAGCTCGTCATTGCCCTTCTGCAGCCGCGCATAGACGAAGTCGCTGACGACGTCGGCAATCGCCGGATATTTGCCGTGCTCGGCGAATACGACAGGCGTCTCGAACTTGCGCAGCAACGCGATGAAGTCGGGCACGCAGAAACTGTCATGCCGCACCTCGACGACGTGGCGTAGCGCGCGCCCTTCGAGTTTGCGCGGCAGCAGTTCGAGGAACTTGCCGAAATCGGCCTCGTCGAATTTCTTGGTCGGTGCGAACTGCCACAGCACGGGACCGAGCCGGTCGCCGAGTTCCAGCACGCCGGAATCGTAGAAGCGTTTTACGGAATCGCCGGCTTCCGCCAGCACACGACGGTTGGTCGCGAAGCGCGGTCCCTTCAACGAGAACACGAATCCGTCCGGCACCTCGCGCGCCCATTTACGAAAACTCTCCGGCTTCTGCGAGCCGTA
This window harbors:
- a CDS encoding ABC transporter ATP-binding protein produces the protein MSPAPASGPDIAINVEGLSKSFGGREVVHDLSMQVKRGSIYGFLGPNGSGKTTTIRMLCGLLTPDAGEGTCLGYDIRRDADKIKRQVGYMTQRFSLYQDLSVRENLEFVARLYGMRDARGAARDMIRRIGLNGREEQLAGELSGGWKQRLALGACTLPNPRLLLLDEPTAGVDPKARRDFWNEIHALAADGLTVLVSTHYMDEAERCHEIAYIAYGHLLAHGTVDEVIAKSALSTWTVSGDDLNGLAAELAGKPGIDMVAPFGTSLHVSGRDKSALEATIAPYRNTRGWQWQDSEPSLEDVFIDLMTRSKDNFQ
- a CDS encoding ABC transporter permease, with translation MSATEAVHPVNEAREPAFGFWRRSYAMLVKEFIQLRRDRVSFAMIVMIPVMQLLLFGYAINTTPRHLPTAVLIQEDSDLARSVLKAMENTSYFRFTREVHSVAEFDDLLQSGKVLFGVEIPRGFERAVRRGDKPALLVAADATDPVASGTALGTLGVVVQTALAHDLHIGDPPAMPFEIRAHARYNPAAESRLNIVPGLVGTILTMTMLIFTALSVTREIERGTMESLLSMPIKPVEVMFGKIIPYVIVGFIQATLIVSIGVLLFGVPILGSVTLLAALTTLFITTNLSIGYTFSTIVQNQLQAMQMSMMFFLPSILLSGFMFPFAGMPVWAQYLGEALPLTHYIRIVRAIMLKGAAPSNLQYDTIALIALMLIAMTIAVTRFRRTLD
- a CDS encoding adenylate/guanylate cyclase domain-containing protein; this encodes MLGFRGKKKNDQDTGVSADFQRALMQEVMTTELLRIKALIATTALLAVILGTVYFFASEAVSRVWHGNLRPEYLYSIIVPFILFELWVHGQITRHMQQGRDLPVIRRYIGALIETSMPTVALALHINSMGSVAALGFVTPMIYFIFIILSTLRLDFWLSTFTGAVAAVQLFCMAMFYHPAVGDQAEPLYYHAARSLIILICGVLAGAVGHQLRRQFESSIKAATARDRITNLFGQHVSPQVVERLMAEGTKTNSDIRRVAVMFVDFRSFTAGARTRTPQEVVDRLDGAFAVLVEILDRHGGIVNKFLGDGFLALFGAPLHAPDPAHRAVAAAREMLEANSRINEETSWPLRIGIGIHIGEVVAGNIGSPRRKEYTVIGDTVNFASRLEALNKDFNSQFLISEAVRDALGEACGDAVSLGEVEVRGYEQPMAVWRLG
- a CDS encoding PhzF family phenazine biosynthesis protein encodes the protein MQRRYITVDVFTDRAFGGNPLAVVLDAGGMSTEQMQAIATEFNYSETTFVLPPADPAHDAQVRIFTVNRELPFAGHPNVGTAFVLATLAAKPPARLLFEEGAGLVPVEIVTEQGRVVSTEFTAPQPLKRMSHLPVEQAAACLSLSVGDVRTDRHPPQIISVGLAFLAVEVASREALRRARPDAAAFAKTFPCDGSDAVYFYTRDVPAGEKPCELQARMFHPAASGLSEDPATGSATAACAALLADLDDVKDGELRLKIGQGVDMGRPSLLLTRVRKKDGAVASIHVGGGSVKIMEGTFRLEGIL
- a CDS encoding DUF488 domain-containing protein, producing the protein MARKIKRLLFTIGYEQTPSKAVLDELEGAGVKLLVDVRAVASSRRPGFSKNQLAAGLDERGISYLHLKGLGTPKSGREAARSGKFGLLHKIYSAHLKTAQAKEELDELSALVKQSGPVCILCYERDHTHCHRQWIAEIIEERDGVKVENLVAPQV
- a CDS encoding tripartite tricarboxylate transporter substrate binding protein; its protein translation is MNRISRSLWTLALLVCGVAAAHAQTGYPDRPVKIIVPIGPGGSYDLVGRQLADALSKRMGQAFVVENKAGAGTVVGTQAASQSEPDGYTLVVGGLSNMAFNSALYSKLAYDPRKDFVPVALIYKFGYVMVGRKDLPHGKLADIVAAAKANPGSISVATAGVGTGQHLVAAAFMKAAGVKFQEIPYKGSPPAFTDLLAGRIDLFFDSNAAGLPYVQSGQAKGIAVLSSKRSPLAPDVPTMSEAGVPGFDVDSWLGIFAPAKTPPDAIAKLRKEIRASLPELKERFEKSGGEVWDLPDDKLDAFVASEYDNWTKLIREAGIKLD
- a CDS encoding DUF72 domain-containing protein, with the translated sequence MSKPSKSTAKNSGNIYIGIGGWTFEPWRGVFYPEKLTQAKELSYAASKLTSIEINGTYYGSQKPESFRKWAREVPDGFVFSLKGPRFATNRRVLAEAGDSVKRFYDSGVLELGDRLGPVLWQFAPTKKFDEADFGKFLELLPRKLEGRALRHVVEVRHDSFCVPDFIALLRKFETPVVFAEHGKYPAIADVVSDFVYARLQKGNDELKTCYPPKQLDAWAKRFQAWAGGGEPDDLPRVDKAKPAKTPRDVFAYVIHEGKVRAPAGAMELIERVK